In Flavobacterium luteolum, the DNA window CTCTGAACTTGTACAGACCAATTTTAAAGGAGAAATGAATGCGCTTTGCTGGCAAAGAAATTTGGATGGCGATTTTAGCGAGATTGTTGCCAAGTTGTGTTTAAGAGAAAATATAACCGAAGTTTCTCCCGCAGATTTAATTGCGCTTCAACTTTCAGAAAAGGGAAATGTAGCAAGAGAAATAATCTTAAACGATTTACAATTATTAGCCGATTTCGGAGCTTCGCCTTCTCTCAATTTACTGAAATGTTATGAACGTGATGATGAATTTGATTTCATATCTACCGATGTGTATTCGTTTCACGTAGACCGTTCGCCTATTGCAACAGATACTTTTTTATGCACCTATCACGGAGCGGCAAGCGATATTGTTTCTAATACGCAGGCAGAACAAAAAATCTTAATTCCAGAAATTCGAGCAAAGCTAAAAGAGCTTCATGATGGACCAGAGATTGAGTTCGAAGACTTTTTAAAGGAAAATTATTTTGATTTACATTATCAGCTGCACGAAGATGCAGAACCTATTAATCTAGGCTTAGGACATCTTTGGCGTTTGGCTGTAGATCATCCTAAACAAGAAGTATTGCCCTGTGTTCATAGAGCACCAGTAGAAAATGATGGAGAATATCGGTTGTTGC includes these proteins:
- a CDS encoding DUF1826 domain-containing protein; its protein translation is MNNTFSASNQIKVVSTFSELVQTNFKGEMNALCWQRNLDGDFSEIVAKLCLRENITEVSPADLIALQLSEKGNVAREIILNDLQLLADFGASPSLNLLKCYERDDEFDFISTDVYSFHVDRSPIATDTFLCTYHGAASDIVSNTQAEQKILIPEIRAKLKELHDGPEIEFEDFLKENYFDLHYQLHEDAEPINLGLGHLWRLAVDHPKQEVLPCVHRAPVENDGEYRLLLIC